The Pseudomonas graminis region ACCATGTCAGACGATATACATTTCTACGAACCGTCCAAGGGTCACGGACTGCCCCACGACCCGTTCAACGCCATCGTGGGCCCACGCCCGATAGGCTGGATCTCGTCCCAGGACGCAGAAGGCAAGCTGAACCTGGCGCCCTACAGTTTCTTCAACGCCTTCAACTATGTGCCGCCGATCATCGGGTTCTGCAGCATCGGCCGCAAAGACAGCCTGAACAATATCGAACAGACCGGCGAATTCGTCTGGAACCTTGCCACGCGCAGCCTGGCCGAGCAGATGAACATGAGTTGCGCGGCAGTGCCGGCGGATGTGAGCGAGTTCGAACTCGCGGGCCTGACGGCAGAACCGTCGCGCATCGTTTCCGTCCCGAGGGTCAAAGAGACGCCGGTTTCGTTCGAATGCAAAGTGACGCAGATCATCCAGCTGCAACGCGCCGACAAGGAAGTCGTGCCGAGCTGGCTGATTCTGGGGGAAGTGGTGGCCGTGCACATTGCCAAGCGGCTGCTGAAGGAAGGTGTCTATGACACCGCAGCCGGCGAGCCCATCCTGCGCGGCGGCGGCCCGGCCGACTATTTTCAGCTGAGCGCAGAGTCGCTGTTCAAGATGTACCGGCCGAAAGTCTGATCAATCCCGGGCGAATACCAGTTCGCCCTCTTGCGTGACGTCGGCGAGCCGCTCCAGCTCTTTCACAGCGGCGTCGTCAGCGGCGAGCGCGGTAGGGAATTTCTGCTCGGCCAGCACGCGGTGAAAAGTCGGCGCGCCGCCCATGACCCTGGCCTTGACGGCAATGGCGGCGCTGTAGCCGTCGTCACCGGGAACGGCTGCAGAAACGGCTTCGTGATGCTGGAATTCTTTGCGTGCCATGGTTCGACGCCTTGCCTTGAAAATGAGGCCGGGATTTTAAACGCAGGCGTTCTAACTCTCGAAAGGTTTTCTTTGCAGGCCCTTATAGGCTGAGCCAAGTGAGCACCAGCACTGAACCCACTAGCCCGCCAGGCGAGCATCCACAGAGACATGAGCCATCTGTGCCTGAACCGTCGTCACGGTGGCAAACGTTTGAAAATCCAGGCTCGTCACCAGCATCTCGGTCAGCAGTTCGGAAAAAAGGTTGAGCTCGGGGGCGGCGAACCAGTCGTTCATCGCGGAGGGATCGGCCCAGGTGCCGGTGATGACCCATAGATCTTCGTCGGTCAGGGATTTCTGCAGCGCAAAGTGCAGGCAACCCGACGCCGCAGCGGACGGGCTGATCAGGCTGCTCAAGCGGGCGCCCAGTTGCGTACTGTGTCCGGGGCGGGCGCGGACGGAGACCCAATGGCTCACGACTGAAGTGTTTGGCATGCTCGGCGCTCCTTCTTTTTTGCGTGCGTGTCTTTAGCAGACGAGCCGTGCTCCGGGACCGTTTATCCGGGAAGCAGGCTGCGGCTGAAAGTGAAGGTTAGGGGCGAAAGCACGCCCAACGGTAGCCGATTACTGCCACGTTATTGCCTGATTCTGCGCCGACAGCTTCACAGCAAGAGCCGACCTCGACGCTGCGCCTCGTGATTACCATGGACTTTCGAGCAATGATCTCAAACGAACAGGGCCCATTCATGGCATCGCAACACCTCGGTAACAGAATCAGGCAAGCATCCGGCAGGATTCGCCTAACGCTTGCGCTTGCCCAAAAATAAGCTGTGCTGCATCAATGCCCTGTCAGAGGAATTCCCCATGTCGCTATCCGCTCTTGCGCCGTCCGCCCCGGATGCTCGACCTGTTGCCGAGCTGAGTGCGCAGATGACGCAGCAGCGCGCCGAGCTGGCAGAACTGATCCGCCGGCATGCCCCCGCCGATGGCAGTTTCCAGACGGTGATCAAGTCGCTGTTCATGGTTCGCCACGATAGGCCGTCGCAATCGGTGCCCGGCTTGGTACAACCGGCGCTGTGCATCATGGCTCAGGGCCGCAAGGACGTGACGCTGGGCGGCGAGCTGTACACCTACGACCCGCTCAATTACCTGGTGCTGTCGGTGGCGTTGCCCATCAGCGGCAAGGTGATTTACGCGACGCCGGAAGAACCGCATCTGGCCCTGCGCCTGGAAATCGACCCGGTGGAAATCAACGCGCTGATCGCCGAGGCCGGACCGATGAGCGTGCCGACGCGTCACAGCGGGCGCGGCATGTACGTCGAGCGGATCGACTCACAGCTGCTCGACGCCGTCATCCGCCTGATCCGCCTGCTGGACACGCCGAAAGACATTCCCATGCTCGCACCGCTGATCAACCGGGAGATTCTTTACCGACTCCTGCGTGGGAGCGAAGGGCACCGGCTGTACGAAATCGCCATCTCCAACTGCCAGACCCATCGCGTCACCCAAGCGATCAAATGGCTCAACGACCATTTCCAGGAGCCGCTGCGGATTGAAGATCTGGCGAAGGAGGTGAACCTGAGCGTCTCGACGCTGCACCACCGTTTCAAGTCCGTCACCGCCATGAGCCCGCTGCAATACCAGAAACAGCTGCGACTGCAGGAGGCCCGGCGATTGATGCTGGCGGACGGCCTGGAGGCGTCGGCCGCCGGTTACCGGGTCGGCTACGAAAGCGCTTCGCAGTTCAGCCGCGAGTACAGCCGCCTGTTCGGCGCGCCACCGTTGCGGGACCTGGCACGCCTGCGCAGCACGGTCTGAAACACGCTGATCAGTTGATCTGAAACATCAGCCGAGGCTGCTCATCCAGCGCTTTTGGTCGACCTCGATCAAGGTCGGGCCGTCACGCTGGCCGGCTGAGTTCAAGGCCGCCGTCAGTTGCTCAACGCTGCCAACCGCTTCCGCGGCGCATCCCAGTGCCATGGCCACCCCGATGAAATCAGGCGTGTAGATGTCGACGCCGATGGGTTCAATGGCGCGGTTGACCATGTACTTTTTGATTTCTTCGTAGCCCTGGTTATTCCACAACAGCACGACGATGGGCGTCCGCGCCTCCACCGCACTCGCCAGTTCGGACAGGGTGAACTGCAGGCCGCCGTCGCCAATAAGACACACCACCGGGTTGGATGCACCCGCGTCTTGAATGCCCAGCCATGCACCCACGGCGGCGGGCAAGGCGTAGCCAAGTGTTCCGTAACCGGTGGAGGAGTTGAACCAGCGGCGGGGCTTGTCGAGGTCGAGGGTCAAGTTGCCGGTGTAGACGGGCTGGGTAGAGTCGCCCACGATCACGGCCTCCGGCAGTGCTTCGAGCACCGTCCTCAGGAACAGGGTCTGCGCACGGGTGGCGTCGTCCCAGCCCGCCCCAAGACGCTTCCTCAGCGCAGCGACTCGCGCATGCCCCCAATCTCCGCTGCGTGGCGCCAGCACTTCGTTGGCCAACGCGTCCATCAAAGCCTCGGCAGCGTATTGAGCGTCGGACACCAGCCCGAGGGTCGGCGGGAAGTTGCGCACGGTCTGATCAGGGTCGATGTCGATGCGCAGCAACGCGCCCGGTATCTTGAAGTGGCCCTGAAAGGTGATGTCGTAATCGGTCTCGGCCAGTTCAGTACCGATGGCCAGCACCACGTCGGCGTTTTCAATGACCTCGCGGGTGGCGTCGAGGGATTGCGTCGAGCCGATCAGAAGTGGGTGATCGCCCGGCAGCATGCCTTTGGCGTTAATGGTCAGCGCGACCGGCGCGTCCAGCCGTTCCGCCAGACGCGTCAGCGCCGGGGCGGCGTCAATGGCGCCGCCTCCGGCCAGAATCAACGGCCGTTGCGCCGTGGCCAACAAAGTCGCCATCTGCCGAATCGCTGCAGGCGCCGGCCCCGCGCGGGTCACCGATACGGATTGGCTATTCA contains the following coding sequences:
- a CDS encoding flavin reductase family protein, coding for MSDDIHFYEPSKGHGLPHDPFNAIVGPRPIGWISSQDAEGKLNLAPYSFFNAFNYVPPIIGFCSIGRKDSLNNIEQTGEFVWNLATRSLAEQMNMSCAAVPADVSEFELAGLTAEPSRIVSVPRVKETPVSFECKVTQIIQLQRADKEVVPSWLILGEVVAVHIAKRLLKEGVYDTAAGEPILRGGGPADYFQLSAESLFKMYRPKV
- a CDS encoding antibiotic biosynthesis monooxygenase family protein; its protein translation is MPNTSVVSHWVSVRARPGHSTQLGARLSSLISPSAAASGCLHFALQKSLTDEDLWVITGTWADPSAMNDWFAAPELNLFSELLTEMLVTSLDFQTFATVTTVQAQMAHVSVDARLAG
- a CDS encoding AraC family transcriptional regulator, which produces MSLSALAPSAPDARPVAELSAQMTQQRAELAELIRRHAPADGSFQTVIKSLFMVRHDRPSQSVPGLVQPALCIMAQGRKDVTLGGELYTYDPLNYLVLSVALPISGKVIYATPEEPHLALRLEIDPVEINALIAEAGPMSVPTRHSGRGMYVERIDSQLLDAVIRLIRLLDTPKDIPMLAPLINREILYRLLRGSEGHRLYEIAISNCQTHRVTQAIKWLNDHFQEPLRIEDLAKEVNLSVSTLHHRFKSVTAMSPLQYQKQLRLQEARRLMLADGLEASAAGYRVGYESASQFSREYSRLFGAPPLRDLARLRSTV
- a CDS encoding 5-guanidino-2-oxopentanoate decarboxylase, which encodes MATCGEVLVRLLEGYGVERVFGIPGVHTVELYRGLAGSSITHITPRHEQGAGFMADGYARTRGKPGVCFIITGPGMTNITTAMGQAYGDSIPMLVISSVQSRSQLGGGRGKLHELPSQSALVAGVAAFSHTLMSAAELPSMLARAFAVFQAARPRPVHIEIPLDVLVENADALVNSQSVSVTRAGPAPAAIRQMATLLATAQRPLILAGGGAIDAAPALTRLAERLDAPVALTINAKGMLPGDHPLLIGSTQSLDATREVIENADVVLAIGTELAETDYDITFQGHFKIPGALLRIDIDPDQTVRNFPPTLGLVSDAQYAAEALMDALANEVLAPRSGDWGHARVAALRKRLGAGWDDATRAQTLFLRTVLEALPEAVIVGDSTQPVYTGNLTLDLDKPRRWFNSSTGYGTLGYALPAAVGAWLGIQDAGASNPVVCLIGDGGLQFTLSELASAVEARTPIVVLLWNNQGYEEIKKYMVNRAIEPIGVDIYTPDFIGVAMALGCAAEAVGSVEQLTAALNSAGQRDGPTLIEVDQKRWMSSLG